A window of the Desulforapulum autotrophicum HRM2 genome harbors these coding sequences:
- a CDS encoding NAD(P)/FAD-dependent oxidoreductase, with translation MRKNSPQIVIIGGGVIGSSIAYHLAKYDAPVTLIEKNDLASGSSGACDGLVFMQSKKPGIHLTLAMESLKRFATLQQELPVDIELKHTGGLVIIETEAEYRAMEKYTKEQQANGLDVRLLDPSQALAKEPLLAPGIIGSTFSPLDAQVNPINLTLGFALAAKKNHARIVTHADVLGIQTHDNRVTGVRTTQGNFDADIVVNAAGSMAGLVSDMVGISMPVRPRRGQIVVTHAAHPVLKHCLISAKYIAAKYDPSLAHTAGQGISMEQADNGNLLLGSTREFVGFNKTNTLSGIKKIIHQTAAILPVIKTFQVIRTFAGLRPYTPDGLPILGSVRSLDGFFMAAGHEGDGIALSPVTGHLLAQMLLGRSTLIPLDAFSPDRFQDNGGSAHA, from the coding sequence TTGAGAAAAAATTCACCCCAAATTGTCATCATTGGCGGCGGGGTCATCGGCTCGTCCATTGCGTACCACCTTGCAAAATACGACGCCCCCGTGACCCTGATCGAAAAAAACGACCTGGCCTCAGGCAGTTCAGGTGCCTGTGACGGGCTGGTTTTCATGCAGTCCAAGAAACCGGGAATCCACCTGACCCTTGCCATGGAAAGCCTCAAACGGTTTGCGACCCTGCAACAGGAACTGCCCGTTGACATCGAGTTGAAGCACACCGGCGGCCTGGTGATCATCGAGACCGAGGCCGAATACCGTGCCATGGAGAAATATACCAAAGAACAACAGGCCAACGGCCTGGATGTCCGGCTCCTCGATCCGTCCCAGGCACTGGCAAAGGAGCCCCTTTTAGCCCCTGGGATCATCGGGTCAACCTTTTCCCCCCTGGACGCCCAGGTCAATCCCATTAACCTGACACTCGGGTTTGCCCTTGCTGCGAAAAAAAACCACGCCAGGATCGTCACCCATGCAGACGTTCTGGGCATCCAGACACACGATAACCGCGTAACCGGTGTTCGCACAACCCAGGGAAATTTTGATGCCGATATTGTGGTCAATGCTGCCGGATCAATGGCCGGCCTGGTGTCTGACATGGTGGGCATATCAATGCCGGTCCGACCCAGGAGGGGGCAGATCGTTGTAACCCACGCCGCACACCCCGTACTCAAACACTGCCTGATTTCAGCCAAATATATTGCAGCCAAATATGACCCATCACTGGCCCATACGGCAGGCCAGGGGATTTCCATGGAACAGGCCGACAATGGCAACCTGCTCCTGGGTTCCACCCGGGAGTTTGTCGGATTTAACAAAACGAACACCCTGTCAGGCATAAAAAAAATCATCCACCAGACCGCTGCAATCCTGCCGGTGATCAAAACCTTCCAGGTCATCCGGACCTTTGCAGGACTCAGGCCCTATACCCCTGACGGACTGCCGATTCTGGGTTCGGTCCGATCCCTGGACGGCTTTTTCATGGCGGCCGGCCACGAAGGCGACGGCATAGCCCTGTCTCCTGTTACAGGTCATCTCTTGGCCCAGATGCTCCTGGGCCGTTCTACCCTGATCCCTTTGGATGCATTTTCCCCGGACCGGTTCCAGGACAATGGAGGCTCCGCCCATGCGTAA
- a CDS encoding TRAP transporter permease — MKDSNTWQNKAIGAWLAALSIFQLYTATVGIYQPRIQRGIHLLFLLPAAFVIFPASTKKHYKKVGIFNWILAALSILPPLYIIYFYERLTERLEFVDDVLTIELVLGTLMIVLILEAVRRAVVPAMAYLIIGFFVYLYAAPYLPGVFYSKPIAFTEIIEMQYLITDAGIFGSITGVSATFVALFVIFGAFMEVTKTGQFFTDLACRIAGKSNGGPAKIAVISSGLFGSISGVAAANVYSTGVFTIPLMKKLGYRRTFAGAVEAAASTGGMLMPPVMGAGAFVMAEITGISYVNIVIAAMLGSLLLYASMVVRVHYMAQRLNLTGVDEKDMVSYRQILKDSYLLVPMILLVVMLLKGYSPFMAANVAIAVVFLISFLKKETRMTPSRLFETLRLAGQNMIMIALACAGAGMVVAIVTHTGLALGIATVITNWSGGHLLPAMLLVMCTSLVMGMGLPCTPAYIIAVTIGGPAMLAMGVDMLPAHLFVYYFAVLAGVTPPVCVPAFCAAAIANSPPLETGFEAFKLAIVGFLIPYVFVFNKALLMQGTALEIITVTLMIFLAIVFFASALSRYFFRPLNRVLQAGLFVLAGFTTFICAKPGLLNSPMVRLLGALVLAGIVFHPLWSKFRDSNKINPEPNA; from the coding sequence TTTGTCATCTTTCCCGCTTCCACAAAAAAACACTATAAAAAAGTGGGCATCTTTAACTGGATCCTTGCGGCGCTTTCAATTTTGCCACCGCTCTACATTATATATTTTTATGAACGGCTCACCGAACGTCTGGAATTTGTCGATGATGTCCTGACCATTGAACTGGTGCTGGGCACATTGATGATTGTACTGATACTGGAAGCGGTTCGACGGGCCGTGGTTCCGGCCATGGCATATCTTATTATCGGTTTCTTTGTCTATCTTTATGCAGCGCCCTATCTTCCCGGGGTCTTTTATTCCAAGCCTATTGCCTTTACCGAAATCATCGAAATGCAGTATCTTATCACGGACGCCGGGATCTTCGGATCCATCACCGGGGTTTCAGCGACCTTTGTGGCCCTGTTTGTCATTTTCGGAGCGTTCATGGAGGTCACCAAAACCGGCCAGTTTTTTACCGATCTGGCCTGCCGGATCGCCGGCAAAAGCAATGGTGGACCGGCCAAGATCGCTGTGATTTCATCGGGGCTTTTCGGGTCCATCTCGGGTGTGGCAGCCGCAAATGTGTATTCAACCGGGGTGTTCACCATCCCTTTGATGAAAAAACTGGGATACAGGCGCACATTTGCCGGTGCCGTGGAAGCCGCTGCCTCCACCGGCGGCATGCTCATGCCACCGGTCATGGGAGCAGGTGCCTTCGTCATGGCTGAAATCACAGGCATCTCCTATGTCAACATCGTCATTGCGGCCATGCTGGGATCATTGCTGCTTTACGCCAGCATGGTGGTCAGGGTTCATTATATGGCCCAGCGGCTGAACCTTACCGGGGTGGACGAAAAAGATATGGTCTCCTACCGCCAGATTCTCAAAGATTCCTATCTCCTCGTCCCCATGATTCTTCTCGTGGTGATGCTCCTCAAGGGATATTCACCCTTTATGGCGGCCAATGTGGCAATTGCCGTTGTTTTTCTGATCAGTTTTCTTAAAAAAGAGACCCGGATGACGCCCTCCAGGCTCTTTGAAACCCTCCGCCTCGCAGGTCAAAATATGATCATGATTGCCCTTGCCTGTGCGGGTGCGGGCATGGTGGTTGCCATTGTCACCCATACAGGTCTTGCCCTGGGGATCGCAACGGTGATCACAAACTGGTCCGGAGGCCATCTCCTGCCAGCCATGCTCCTGGTCATGTGCACCTCCCTGGTCATGGGCATGGGACTGCCCTGTACCCCTGCCTACATCATTGCCGTCACCATCGGCGGACCTGCCATGCTGGCCATGGGCGTCGACATGCTGCCGGCCCATTTGTTTGTCTATTATTTTGCCGTCCTGGCCGGGGTTACGCCCCCCGTGTGCGTGCCGGCCTTCTGTGCCGCAGCCATCGCAAATTCCCCGCCCCTTGAAACGGGTTTTGAGGCGTTTAAGCTTGCAATCGTAGGATTTTTAATCCCCTATGTTTTTGTGTTTAACAAGGCACTGCTCATGCAGGGGACCGCCCTTGAAATCATCACGGTCACACTGATGATCTTCCTGGCCATTGTATTTTTTGCAAGCGCCCTGAGCAGATATTTTTTCAGGCCCCTGAACCGGGTTTTACAGGCAGGCCTCTTTGTCCTGGCAGGATTTACCACTTTTATATGCGCAAAGCCTGGCCTGCTCAATTCACCCATGGTGAGACTGCTGGGTGCTCTGGTCCTGGCAGGCATTGTGTTTCACCCCCTGTGGTCAAAGTTCAGGGATTCCAATAAAATCAACCCCGAACCCAATGCCTGA